From the Bacteroidia bacterium genome, one window contains:
- a CDS encoding PIG-L family deacetylase, translated as MRQLLVLSFFLASTAVSQILPSGNDPSMYKVGYDIPAGVEHGTWDFDEWPGVDHKVVYTKNFMYGDANEKVKIDYNLSVFEKTDHTGYLRTPAELSSRFTSMNAALSGHRSIIGIFTHPDDEILLAGGLFAWAAERGMNAKIYLVSNGADGSKGFTDAPASELGGYNCFGIMPDGKVRVATDRMGREKERILRAYAKRLGVSVEILPVALQLDGKNIVQVGEFAGLDFKKTFAPGSDARKAIERSIVEMLQRERPEVVVTHGSGGEYANYLHKTVHQIVKTSVISLKSLLRCKLFTGFPEYNYDDRITHFLDLRDGTQAWQKKHDAFKGLEFVYQPGNDYDKPWNPNDALMDGVFVKDYGYTPIEGKPPRYEFFQLLDAGN; from the coding sequence ATGCGACAATTGCTCGTTCTTTCGTTCTTCCTCGCCTCCACAGCGGTATCCCAGATTCTTCCCAGCGGTAACGATCCTTCCATGTACAAGGTGGGTTACGATATACCCGCTGGCGTGGAGCACGGCACCTGGGATTTTGACGAATGGCCGGGCGTGGATCACAAAGTCGTGTACACGAAAAATTTCATGTACGGTGATGCGAACGAAAAAGTGAAAATCGATTATAATCTGAGCGTATTCGAGAAGACTGATCACACGGGCTATCTGAGAACTCCCGCGGAACTTTCCTCCCGTTTCACATCCATGAACGCGGCGTTGAGCGGCCATCGGAGCATCATCGGTATTTTCACGCATCCCGACGACGAAATTCTTCTCGCCGGTGGATTGTTCGCGTGGGCTGCGGAGCGAGGCATGAATGCGAAAATCTATCTCGTCTCGAATGGCGCTGATGGTTCGAAGGGATTCACCGACGCTCCCGCGTCAGAACTTGGGGGGTACAACTGCTTCGGCATCATGCCGGACGGGAAAGTGCGCGTCGCCACCGATCGCATGGGACGCGAAAAGGAACGCATCCTCCGGGCCTATGCAAAAAGACTCGGCGTGTCCGTTGAAATTCTTCCGGTAGCGCTTCAACTCGATGGCAAGAACATCGTTCAGGTAGGCGAGTTTGCGGGGTTGGATTTCAAGAAAACTTTCGCACCGGGATCAGACGCACGGAAGGCCATCGAGCGCTCTATCGTCGAAATGCTGCAGCGTGAACGTCCCGAAGTGGTGGTAACGCACGGCTCCGGGGGTGAATACGCCAACTATCTGCACAAAACGGTCCATCAGATCGTCAAGACCTCCGTCATCTCCCTGAAGTCTTTACTGCGCTGCAAACTGTTTACCGGTTTCCCTGAATACAATTACGACGATCGCATAACGCATTTTCTGGATCTGCGTGACGGGACGCAGGCCTGGCAGAAAAAGCATGATGCTTTCAAGGGACTCGAATTCGTCTATCAACCGGGCAATGACTACGACAAGCCATGGAATCCGAATGATGCCCTCATGGACGGGGTGTTCGTGAAGGACTACGGCTATACACCGATTGAGGGTAAACCACCCAGATACGAGTTTTTTCAATTG